Within bacterium, the genomic segment GGCCGCCCAGCCGGGCACGGACGGCTGCGCCAGCGCCGCCGCGAGGCCGGCCGCGGCCAGGATCTGCAGAAGCAGCAGTAGACTGCGCTCGATCCGGCGCGACGGGCGAAACGCCGACGGCGACGGGGCGGACCTGACCCACAGGAGGATGCTGCTTACGACGTGCTCGCGGCGCCTGACCCGCAGCAGGTAGAGCGCGATGAGCGCCGGGACGGCGGCGAGCGCCCACAGCGCGGCGGGGACGCCGAACGTCACCGTACCAATCCCGCCTGCCGGAGGTAGCGGAGCACGAGTGCGTCGGCCGGCACGGTCGACGCGGTGCGGAGGTACTCGATCCCGTGGCGGAAGCAGAATCGCTGGAGGCCCTCGAGATATGCATCGCGCGCCGCGGCGTAGGCGCGGAGCGCGTCGGCGTCCACGGTCACCTCTACCGCCCGGCCGGTCTCCACATCGACCAGGCGCAGCTCGCCGCCGAGAGGCGGGGCCAGCTCCTCCTCGGCCAGGACGTGAATGACGAACGTCTGCAGCCGCTGGTGGCGCGCGCGCAGCAGCCCCTCTTCGTACCCCAGCGGATCGAGCATGTCCGAGATCAGGACCAGGAGGCCCCGTCGCGCCGAGCCTTCGATGGTCCGGCGCAGTGCGAGACCCAGGTCCGTCGCGCCCTCCGGCCGGA encodes:
- a CDS encoding BatA domain-containing protein → MTFGVPAALWALAAVPALIALYLLRVRRREHVVSSILLWVRSAPSPSAFRPSRRIERSLLLLLQILAAAGLAAALAQPSVPGWAA